The following coding sequences lie in one Allochromatium vinosum DSM 180 genomic window:
- a CDS encoding RelA/SpoT family protein, translated as MVKPLYNLPEPHTDDAEAIRHWLDSLETQYPVDERACLARACEVLARCRGEPRPDTGETPIRHGLSTADILARLRMDHETLVAALLKGCLDWSGGELTEAALLEGFGPGIARMVDDLARIDQLANVEAVITAKDQPQHEENLRRLLLGIAEDVRVVLVVLAERVHLMRAIKDLEPERRTKIARDTQRVYAPLANRLGIWQIKWELEDLSLRYLQPEEYRRIAKLLAERREEREHYIAEVMATLREKFDELGIGAEITGRPKHIYSIWKKMQRKNVDIADIFDLRAVRILVDSVADCYAALGVVHGLWRHIPKEFDDYIATPKGNFYQSLHTAVEGPEAKALEVQIRTHAMHQHAEFGVAAHWAYKEAKGHDAEFQRRVVWMRQWLETKNEDEAAGERLERFKAEFEPAHIYVLTPQSKVVELPKGATPLDFAYAIHSEIGNRCRGAKVNDRIVPLNHTLHSGDTVEILTQKNTAPSRDWLSPHHGYLTTARARNRVRQWFKQQDFDKHLHEGRGLLERELARLGIADKPHLDEIALRFNFKRGDDVLAAIGRGDLAVGQVARQVGEPKAEEAKEREREPEIKPRPPRHHKPGAGSDVVIEGVDDLMTHMAPCCKPVPDDPIIGFVTRGRGVTIHRRDCGNIRHLGAEERERLIEAHWADRSGPSHYPVDLLVVAADRKGLLRDVSSIFADADVDVIGVETHSERSTDTASMRFTIEVEDNAHLERLMTKLQQLPEVHQVRRFH; from the coding sequence ATGGTCAAACCACTCTACAACCTCCCCGAGCCGCACACCGACGACGCCGAGGCGATCCGGCACTGGCTCGACAGTCTGGAGACGCAGTATCCGGTCGATGAGCGCGCCTGTCTCGCCCGTGCCTGTGAGGTGCTGGCGCGCTGCCGGGGCGAGCCGCGCCCCGATACCGGCGAGACTCCGATCCGCCACGGACTCTCCACCGCCGACATCCTGGCGCGCCTGCGCATGGATCACGAGACCCTGGTCGCGGCCCTGCTCAAGGGCTGTCTGGACTGGAGCGGCGGCGAGCTGACCGAAGCGGCGCTGCTGGAGGGGTTCGGTCCCGGCATCGCGCGCATGGTCGACGATCTGGCGCGCATCGATCAGCTCGCCAACGTCGAGGCCGTGATCACCGCCAAGGACCAGCCCCAGCACGAGGAGAACCTGCGTCGCCTGCTGCTCGGCATCGCCGAGGACGTGCGCGTGGTGCTGGTGGTGCTGGCCGAGCGGGTGCATCTGATGCGCGCGATCAAGGATCTGGAACCCGAGCGGCGCACCAAGATCGCGCGCGACACCCAGCGCGTCTATGCCCCGCTGGCCAACCGGCTCGGCATCTGGCAGATCAAGTGGGAGCTGGAAGACCTGTCGCTGCGCTATCTCCAGCCCGAGGAATACCGGCGCATCGCCAAGCTGCTGGCCGAGCGGCGCGAGGAGCGCGAGCACTATATCGCCGAGGTCATGGCGACCCTGCGCGAGAAGTTCGACGAGCTGGGCATCGGCGCCGAGATCACCGGCCGTCCCAAACACATCTACAGCATCTGGAAGAAGATGCAGCGCAAGAACGTCGACATCGCCGACATCTTCGACCTGCGCGCCGTGCGCATCCTGGTCGACTCGGTGGCCGACTGCTATGCCGCGCTCGGCGTGGTGCATGGGCTCTGGCGCCATATCCCCAAGGAGTTCGACGACTACATCGCCACCCCCAAGGGCAACTTCTATCAGTCGCTGCACACGGCGGTCGAGGGACCGGAGGCCAAGGCGCTGGAGGTGCAGATCCGCACCCACGCCATGCACCAGCACGCTGAGTTCGGCGTGGCGGCGCACTGGGCCTACAAGGAGGCCAAGGGCCATGATGCCGAGTTCCAGCGCCGTGTGGTCTGGATGCGCCAGTGGCTGGAGACCAAGAACGAGGATGAGGCTGCCGGCGAGCGTCTGGAGCGCTTCAAGGCCGAGTTCGAGCCGGCGCACATCTATGTGCTCACGCCCCAGTCCAAGGTGGTCGAGCTGCCCAAGGGCGCCACACCGCTCGACTTCGCCTATGCCATCCATTCCGAGATCGGCAACCGCTGCCGGGGCGCCAAGGTCAACGACCGCATCGTCCCGCTCAACCACACACTCCACAGTGGCGACACGGTCGAGATCCTGACCCAGAAGAACACCGCCCCGAGCCGTGACTGGCTCAGTCCGCATCACGGCTATCTGACCACGGCGCGCGCGCGCAACCGGGTGCGCCAGTGGTTCAAGCAGCAGGACTTCGACAAGCATCTGCACGAGGGACGTGGGCTGCTGGAGCGCGAGCTGGCGCGGCTCGGCATCGCGGACAAGCCGCATCTCGACGAGATCGCGCTGCGCTTCAACTTCAAGCGCGGCGACGACGTGCTCGCCGCCATCGGACGCGGTGATCTGGCCGTCGGTCAGGTGGCGCGTCAGGTCGGCGAACCCAAGGCCGAGGAGGCCAAGGAACGCGAGCGCGAACCCGAGATCAAGCCGCGTCCGCCGCGCCATCACAAGCCGGGGGCGGGCAGTGATGTCGTGATCGAGGGCGTCGACGATCTCATGACCCACATGGCGCCCTGCTGCAAGCCGGTGCCCGATGATCCCATCATCGGCTTCGTCACCCGTGGGCGCGGCGTGACCATCCATCGGCGCGACTGCGGCAACATCCGTCATCTGGGCGCCGAGGAGCGCGAGCGTCTGATTGAGGCGCATTGGGCCGACCGCTCGGGGCCGAGTCACTATCCTGTCGATCTGCTGGTGGTGGCCGCCGATCGCAAGGGGTTGCTGCGCGACGTCAGTTCGATCTTCGCCGATGCCGACGTCGATGTGATCGGGGTCGAGACGCATTCTGAGCGCAGCACCGACACGGCCTCGATGCGCTTCACCATCGAGGTCGAGGACAACGCGCATCTGGAGCGACTCATGACCAAGCTCCAGCAGCTCCCCGAGGTCCATCAGGTTCGCCGGTTCCATTGA
- a CDS encoding DUF1015 domain-containing protein, which produces MSLIQPFAGLRPAPGRAAEVAAPPYDVLNTAEARRLVEGRPWSFLHISRAEVDLPEDTDPYASEVYAKAHENLERMLAEGVLVRDPEPYYYVYRVIRGEHVQTGLVVSASIADYDAGRIKKHEFTRPSKEDDRVRQIQALDAQTGPVLLVHRATPDIDRTLATVAADQPPEVDITAADGVRHQLWPVVGRGVIEHLTQAFDRLDSLYIADGHHRSAAASRVAASRRCGDQDGEAAEVHQGFLAVVFPHDQMRILDYNRLVRDLNGLDAGAFQERVAERFTVEPFDTPVSPERPGVFGMYLQSVWYRLTLSDAIPPAADPVAALDVSRLQEHLLDPILGIQDPRRDERIDFVGGIRGLAGLTARVDSGEMAVAFALHPTRLEELMAVADRGDVMPPKSTWFEPKLADGLVSLVL; this is translated from the coding sequence ATGTCACTGATCCAACCCTTCGCCGGTCTGCGTCCGGCGCCCGGTCGTGCGGCCGAGGTCGCCGCGCCGCCCTATGACGTGCTGAACACCGCCGAGGCGCGGCGTCTGGTCGAGGGGCGACCCTGGAGCTTTCTGCACATCTCGCGCGCCGAGGTCGATCTGCCCGAGGACACGGACCCCTATGCGTCCGAGGTCTATGCCAAGGCCCATGAGAACCTGGAGCGGATGCTGGCCGAAGGCGTGCTGGTCCGCGATCCTGAGCCGTATTACTACGTCTATCGGGTGATCCGGGGCGAGCATGTCCAGACCGGGCTGGTGGTCTCGGCCTCGATCGCCGACTATGACGCCGGGCGCATCAAGAAGCACGAGTTCACCCGCCCATCCAAGGAGGACGACCGCGTGCGCCAGATCCAGGCGCTCGACGCCCAGACCGGGCCGGTGCTGCTGGTCCATCGCGCCACGCCCGACATCGACCGGACACTCGCCACCGTCGCCGCCGATCAGCCGCCCGAGGTCGACATCACCGCTGCCGATGGTGTGCGCCATCAGCTCTGGCCGGTCGTCGGACGCGGCGTGATCGAGCATCTGACTCAGGCGTTCGATCGGCTCGACAGTCTCTACATCGCCGACGGACATCATCGCTCGGCCGCCGCTTCGCGCGTGGCCGCCTCGCGACGGTGCGGGGATCAGGATGGAGAGGCCGCCGAGGTGCATCAGGGCTTCCTCGCCGTCGTCTTCCCGCACGATCAGATGCGCATCCTCGATTACAACCGACTGGTGCGCGATCTCAACGGCCTGGACGCCGGGGCTTTCCAGGAACGGGTCGCCGAGCGCTTCACCGTCGAGCCGTTCGACACGCCGGTCTCACCCGAGCGCCCAGGCGTCTTCGGGATGTATCTCCAGAGTGTCTGGTACCGGCTGACGCTCTCCGATGCCATCCCGCCCGCCGCCGATCCGGTCGCGGCCCTGGACGTGAGCCGGTTGCAGGAGCATCTGCTCGACCCGATCCTCGGCATCCAGGATCCGCGCCGCGACGAGCGCATCGACTTCGTCGGCGGCATCCGGGGACTGGCCGGCCTGACCGCGCGCGTCGACTCGGGCGAGATGGCCGTGGCCTTCGCCCTGCATCCGACCCGCCTGGAAGAGTTGATGGCCGTGGCCGACCGGGGCGACGTCATGCCGCCCAAGTCCACCTGGTTCGAACCCAAGCTCGCCGATGGGCTGGTCAGCCTCGTTCTGTAA
- the egtD gene encoding L-histidine N(alpha)-methyltransferase — translation MRLDTAAAKTSPMTQGHTGPGERAESRIRFFDFHPTTADVRAEVLEGLSRPRKRLPPKLFYDQHGSQLFDAITELPEYYPTRTEIQILREHGAAMADRLGRGSVLIELGSGSSLKIQTLLAALQPRVYIPVDISKAHLLESAQALAERFPELSIRAACADYSGPFELPLESDWRDLAAFFPGSSIGNFDPDEARAFLKRVARVLGPGGRLLIGVDLKKERAVLDAAYNDAQGVTAAFNLNLLTRLNRELGADFEVDAFRHRAFFNEEAGRIEMHLVSRSNQRVRVAGQVFDFRLGETIHTENSYKYGIEDFQRLARSAGFVSEQVWTDADDLFSVHCLIVEEA, via the coding sequence ATGAGACTGGACACGGCCGCAGCGAAGACTTCACCGATGACGCAGGGACACACCGGACCGGGCGAGCGCGCCGAGTCGCGCATCCGCTTCTTCGACTTCCATCCGACCACGGCCGACGTGCGCGCCGAGGTGCTGGAGGGTCTGAGCCGGCCGCGCAAACGGCTGCCGCCCAAGCTGTTCTACGATCAGCACGGCTCGCAGCTGTTCGACGCCATCACCGAACTGCCCGAGTATTATCCGACCCGCACCGAGATCCAGATCCTGCGCGAGCATGGCGCGGCCATGGCCGACCGGCTCGGGCGCGGCTCGGTACTGATCGAGCTCGGGAGCGGCAGCAGTCTCAAGATCCAGACCCTGCTCGCCGCGCTCCAGCCCAGGGTCTACATCCCGGTCGACATCTCCAAGGCCCATCTGCTCGAATCGGCCCAGGCGCTCGCCGAGCGCTTCCCGGAGCTGTCGATCCGCGCCGCCTGCGCCGATTATTCCGGCCCCTTCGAGCTGCCGCTGGAATCGGACTGGCGCGATCTGGCCGCTTTCTTCCCCGGATCGAGCATCGGCAACTTCGATCCGGACGAGGCGCGCGCCTTCCTCAAGCGGGTGGCACGCGTGCTGGGTCCGGGCGGACGCCTGCTGATCGGGGTGGATCTCAAGAAGGAGCGCGCGGTGCTGGACGCGGCCTACAACGACGCCCAGGGCGTGACGGCGGCCTTCAATCTCAATCTGCTCACCCGGCTCAACCGCGAGCTGGGCGCCGATTTCGAGGTCGATGCCTTCCGCCATCGCGCCTTCTTCAACGAGGAAGCCGGCCGCATCGAGATGCATCTGGTCAGCCGCAGCAACCAGCGTGTGCGCGTGGCCGGGCAGGTGTTCGACTTCCGGCTCGGCGAGACCATCCATACCGAGAACTCCTACAAATACGGCATCGAGGACTTCCAGCGGCTGGCGCGCTCGGCGGGCTTCGTCTCCGAGCAGGTATGGACCGACGCCGACGACCTGTTCAGCGTCCACTGTCTGATCGTGGAGGAGGCCTGA
- the egtB gene encoding ergothioneine biosynthesis protein EgtB, which yields MSDTSATQDRIDAMRAALAEQYPRVRRFSERLCEPLEIEDYGLQTVVEASPPKWHLAHVSWFYETFLLRPFLPGYQVFHPRFEYLFNSYYEQTGTGFWPRHERGLLARPTVAEVYDYRRHVDAAMTRLIAACPAADWSTVAQRLRIGLNHEQQHQELLVTDIKHHFAHNPLRPAYRADLPVAAPSAPAQLQWLDFEGGLIEVGATGEGFHYDNEAPRHRVFVAPFTLADRPVTNGEFLEFIQDGGYQNTGLWLSDGWATVKQQGWRAPLYWEERDGEWSLMTLSGMRPLDPAEPVCHVSYYEADAYATWAGKRLPTEFEWEHAAHGQPIAGNFVDDGVLHPRPARPGAGLKQLFGDVWEWTGSAYLPYPGYRAAPGALGEYNGKFMCNQMVLRGGSCATSRDHVRSTYRNFFYPHERWQFMGFRLAEVGA from the coding sequence ATGTCGGATACATCAGCCACTCAGGACCGGATCGACGCCATGCGCGCGGCACTCGCCGAGCAGTACCCCAGGGTGCGCCGTTTCTCGGAGCGACTCTGCGAGCCGCTGGAGATCGAGGACTATGGCTTGCAGACCGTGGTCGAGGCCAGCCCGCCCAAATGGCATCTGGCTCATGTCTCCTGGTTCTACGAGACCTTTCTGCTGCGCCCCTTCCTGCCGGGCTACCAGGTCTTCCATCCGCGCTTCGAGTATCTGTTCAACAGCTATTACGAGCAGACCGGCACCGGCTTCTGGCCGCGTCACGAACGCGGTCTGCTCGCACGCCCGACGGTGGCCGAGGTCTATGACTACCGGCGGCATGTCGACGCGGCCATGACGCGCCTGATCGCCGCGTGTCCGGCCGCCGACTGGTCGACCGTCGCGCAACGTCTGCGCATCGGACTCAACCACGAACAGCAGCATCAGGAACTGCTCGTCACCGACATCAAGCATCATTTCGCGCACAACCCGCTGCGTCCAGCCTATCGCGCCGATCTACCCGTCGCCGCGCCGAGCGCACCCGCACAGCTCCAGTGGCTCGACTTCGAAGGCGGTCTGATCGAGGTCGGCGCCACGGGCGAAGGCTTCCACTACGACAATGAAGCACCGCGCCATCGCGTCTTCGTCGCCCCCTTCACGCTCGCCGACCGGCCCGTGACCAACGGCGAATTCCTGGAATTCATCCAGGACGGCGGCTACCAAAACACCGGACTCTGGCTCTCGGACGGCTGGGCGACGGTCAAGCAGCAGGGCTGGCGCGCGCCGCTCTACTGGGAGGAACGCGACGGCGAGTGGTCGCTGATGACGCTCTCCGGCATGCGTCCGCTCGACCCGGCCGAGCCGGTCTGCCATGTCAGCTATTACGAGGCCGACGCCTATGCGACCTGGGCCGGCAAGCGTCTGCCGACCGAGTTCGAGTGGGAGCACGCCGCGCACGGCCAGCCGATCGCCGGTAATTTCGTCGACGACGGCGTGCTGCATCCGCGTCCGGCTCGACCGGGCGCCGGCCTCAAGCAGCTCTTCGGCGACGTCTGGGAGTGGACCGGCTCGGCCTATCTGCCCTATCCGGGCTATCGAGCCGCGCCGGGCGCGCTCGGCGAGTACAACGGCAAGTTCATGTGCAACCAGATGGTGCTGCGCGGCGGCTCCTGCGCGACCTCGCGCGATCACGTCCGCTCGACCTATCGCAACTTCTTCTATCCCCACGAACGCTGGCAGTTCATGGGCTTCCGGCTGGCGGAGGTGGGAGCATGA
- a CDS encoding LON peptidase substrate-binding domain-containing protein, which produces MTRTPFFPKFSDLPPALPLFPLAGAVVMPGVQLPLNIFEPRYLSLVADVLASNHLIGMIQPTSETLMDDVPEIHRVGCAGRITSYSETPDGRIILVLTGVCRFQVTREIEEHNGYRRARVDWERFAADYHGDEQRIPDRPGFLGSLKTYCQLHGVEIPWDDIEKLADQELTNLLCAHLPLSPEDKQALIETLPTTERAVLMRGLLDMASASSMRVAEHRH; this is translated from the coding sequence ATGACTCGTACCCCGTTCTTCCCCAAGTTCTCCGACCTGCCGCCTGCCCTGCCGCTGTTTCCGCTGGCCGGGGCGGTGGTGATGCCGGGCGTGCAACTGCCGCTCAATATCTTCGAGCCGCGTTATCTGAGCCTGGTCGCCGATGTGCTGGCCTCGAACCATCTGATCGGCATGATCCAGCCGACCAGCGAGACCCTGATGGATGATGTGCCCGAGATCCATCGCGTCGGTTGCGCCGGGCGCATCACCTCGTATAGTGAGACGCCGGACGGGCGCATCATCCTGGTGCTCACCGGGGTATGCCGTTTCCAGGTGACGCGCGAGATCGAGGAGCACAACGGCTATCGGCGCGCGCGGGTGGATTGGGAGCGTTTCGCCGCCGACTATCATGGCGATGAGCAGCGCATCCCGGATCGCCCCGGCTTTCTCGGCTCGCTCAAGACCTATTGCCAACTGCATGGCGTCGAGATCCCCTGGGACGACATCGAGAAGCTGGCCGATCAGGAGCTGACCAATCTGCTGTGCGCCCACCTGCCGCTCAGTCCCGAGGACAAGCAGGCGCTGATCGAAACCCTGCCAACGACCGAGCGCGCGGTCCTGATGCGCGGGCTGCTCGACATGGCCTCGGCCTCCAGTATGCGGGTGGCCGAGCATCGGCATTGA
- a CDS encoding DUF4365 domain-containing protein, translating to MTSDQLLASTDREEALSRAYVQAVAADAGYVVASLDFDRDGIDYVIKAGGRMRPALGIQLKATTQLGEPHEGHYRYALKRRNYDLLREPTQTPRVLVVLALPQDEAEWLTVTDEELVLRRCAYWISLTNLPETDNRTSVTVSLPAQQRFDVDALRDLMEQSRRGAIR from the coding sequence ATGACCTCGGACCAACTCCTCGCTTCGACCGACCGCGAAGAGGCCTTGTCGCGCGCTTATGTGCAAGCCGTAGCCGCCGATGCCGGCTATGTGGTGGCTAGCCTGGACTTCGATCGCGACGGCATAGATTACGTCATCAAGGCCGGTGGACGGATGCGTCCCGCGCTGGGGATCCAGCTCAAGGCCACTACCCAGCTCGGCGAACCGCACGAGGGACACTATCGCTACGCCCTCAAACGCCGCAACTATGACCTGCTGCGCGAGCCGACCCAGACCCCACGGGTGCTTGTCGTGCTCGCGCTGCCACAGGACGAGGCCGAGTGGCTGACGGTCACTGACGAGGAATTGGTTCTGCGCCGCTGCGCCTATTGGATCTCGTTGACCAACCTTCCGGAAACTGACAACCGCACATCCGTGACGGTCTCACTGCCCGCCCAGCAGCGCTTCGATGTCGATGCGTTGCGCGATTTGATGGAGCAATCGAGACGAGGAGCGATCCGATGA
- a CDS encoding glutamine amidotransferase: MKTAVAIRHVAFEDLGAFAGVLTQRGWALRYLEAGVDRFDDIDPIEPDLLVVLGGPIGAYEEASYPFIRDALRLLERRLQADRPTLGICLGAQIMARALGARVYPGPCKEIGWTPLRLSPEGQVSPLAPLDGALTSMLHWHGDTFDLPRGATRLASTDLYPNQAFSWGRSVLALQCHPEVRADQFERWLIGHAGELAAAGISIPELRAESARLAPTLEQQGRRFFDAWLTTIEPRP, translated from the coding sequence ATGAAAACAGCGGTCGCGATTCGACACGTGGCATTCGAAGACCTGGGGGCTTTCGCCGGGGTGCTGACCCAGCGCGGCTGGGCCTTGCGCTATCTGGAGGCCGGCGTCGACCGGTTCGACGACATCGATCCCATTGAGCCGGATCTGCTGGTCGTGCTGGGCGGGCCGATCGGCGCCTACGAGGAGGCAAGCTATCCGTTCATCCGCGACGCGCTACGCCTGCTGGAAAGACGCTTGCAGGCCGATCGCCCGACGCTCGGGATCTGTCTGGGCGCGCAGATCATGGCGCGGGCGCTCGGGGCGCGTGTCTATCCGGGGCCGTGCAAAGAGATCGGCTGGACGCCGCTGCGTCTGTCGCCGGAGGGACAGGTCTCGCCGCTGGCGCCCCTCGATGGCGCCCTGACCTCGATGCTGCACTGGCATGGCGACACCTTCGATCTTCCACGTGGCGCCACGCGACTGGCCTCCACCGACCTGTATCCCAACCAAGCCTTCTCGTGGGGGCGTTCGGTGCTCGCACTCCAGTGTCACCCGGAAGTCCGCGCCGACCAATTCGAGCGCTGGCTGATCGGTCATGCCGGTGAACTGGCCGCCGCCGGGATCTCGATCCCGGAGTTGCGCGCCGAGAGTGCGCGTCTGGCGCCGACCCTGGAGCAACAGGGCCGACGGTTCTTCGATGCTTGGCTCACGACGATCGAGCCACGCCCATAG
- a CDS encoding PAS domain-containing hybrid sensor histidine kinase/response regulator → MLPDSLAPSSPAPSERAIQVPVALGVLDTALCLNWLQTSTDPKTPLPGLTTSAEFMPLARQVLASGQPVRQTLALDEAGCTHRLDLILTPMLGPQGETAGAFVGVLDLTETLRVEQALRESETQFRLMFDLATVGMAVIEPSTRRVLRVNQRLCRILGYEAGELLGMSFQDLTHPEDRWHDRRRFRRAVLQLDTDYFTEKRYVRKDGTVVWALVNATFIRDANGDPVRAVAAIFDITDRREAETRARDLAAVVESSSDFIGIAGLDRRGLYINPAGRSLVGLDAEQDITEIRIEDFFMPEDLEQLRQSILPAMETAGRWAGEFRFRHFVTGEPIDVFYDALRIDDPNTGRPLHYATVTRDIRTEKAAEQALREADRRKDEFLAVLGHELRNPMAPIRHAVEILRALGVDGDPRIRWAIEVLDRQTAHMGRLLDDLLDVSRIVQGRIELEPVELRVRELVQQAADGVRALMEEHRHRFVCRLPAPGWRVLGDPVRLSQILLNILVNAANYTPPGGEIRIDSRIEGDSVLIQVRDNGQGMTAEQLDSLFGLFTRGPHAGDADSGGLGLGLAIARRLADLHGGCLEARSEGLGRGTELCLRLPIFTCARSANLNEPPDCPNVSPAGEKPRVLVVDDDPDVVDALAMLLEILGYPVDVARSGPQALELAQRQCPRVALLDIGIPGMDGLELARRLRTQYPDPKRLKLVALTGLGHEQARERSLAAGFDEHLVKPLGRQALLALLESLG, encoded by the coding sequence TTGCTCCCCGATTCGCTTGCTCCGTCCTCGCCAGCTCCATCCGAGCGTGCCATCCAGGTTCCGGTCGCCTTGGGTGTGCTGGATACGGCACTCTGTCTGAATTGGCTCCAGACCTCGACTGATCCGAAGACACCGCTGCCGGGCCTGACGACCAGCGCCGAGTTCATGCCGCTGGCGCGTCAGGTGCTGGCCAGCGGCCAGCCGGTTCGCCAAACCCTTGCCCTGGATGAGGCCGGTTGCACACACCGGCTCGATCTGATCCTGACGCCCATGCTCGGCCCGCAGGGCGAGACGGCCGGCGCCTTCGTCGGCGTGCTCGATCTCACCGAGACGCTGCGCGTCGAGCAGGCACTGCGCGAGAGCGAGACCCAGTTCCGGCTCATGTTCGATCTGGCGACGGTCGGCATGGCGGTCATAGAGCCGAGCACCCGCCGCGTGCTGCGGGTCAACCAGCGCCTGTGCCGGATCCTCGGCTACGAGGCCGGGGAGCTGCTCGGGATGTCGTTCCAGGATCTCACCCATCCGGAGGACCGCTGGCACGACCGGCGGCGCTTCCGGCGTGCGGTGTTGCAACTGGACACCGATTATTTCACCGAGAAACGCTATGTACGCAAGGACGGCACCGTGGTCTGGGCGCTGGTGAACGCGACCTTCATCCGGGATGCGAACGGCGATCCGGTGCGCGCCGTGGCCGCTATCTTCGATATCACCGACCGGCGTGAAGCCGAGACCCGGGCGCGTGATCTGGCCGCCGTGGTCGAGTCCTCGTCGGACTTCATCGGTATCGCCGGACTCGACCGGCGTGGACTCTATATCAATCCGGCCGGGCGCTCGCTGGTCGGTCTCGATGCGGAACAGGACATCACCGAGATCCGGATCGAGGATTTTTTCATGCCCGAGGATCTGGAGCAGCTGCGCCAGTCCATCCTGCCGGCGATGGAGACCGCCGGGCGCTGGGCCGGGGAGTTCAGGTTCCGCCATTTCGTCACCGGCGAGCCGATCGACGTCTTCTATGACGCGCTGCGCATCGACGATCCCAACACCGGGCGTCCGCTGCACTATGCCACGGTGACGCGCGACATCCGCACCGAAAAGGCCGCCGAGCAGGCGCTGCGCGAGGCCGACCGGCGCAAGGACGAGTTCCTGGCCGTGCTCGGACACGAGCTGCGCAACCCCATGGCGCCGATCCGCCATGCCGTCGAGATTCTGCGCGCGCTCGGTGTCGATGGCGATCCCCGGATCCGCTGGGCGATCGAGGTGCTCGACCGCCAGACCGCGCACATGGGCCGGCTGCTCGACGATCTGCTCGATGTCTCGCGGATCGTGCAGGGGCGCATCGAGCTGGAGCCGGTCGAGCTGCGGGTGCGCGAACTGGTCCAGCAGGCCGCCGATGGGGTGCGCGCGCTCATGGAGGAGCATCGGCACCGATTCGTCTGTCGGCTGCCTGCGCCCGGTTGGCGTGTCCTGGGCGATCCGGTGCGGTTGTCGCAGATCCTGCTCAACATCCTGGTCAATGCCGCCAACTACACCCCGCCCGGCGGTGAGATCCGCATCGACTCCCGCATCGAGGGCGACTCGGTGCTGATCCAGGTGCGCGACAACGGGCAGGGCATGACGGCCGAACAGCTCGATTCGCTGTTCGGACTCTTCACGCGCGGGCCGCATGCAGGCGATGCCGACAGCGGCGGACTGGGGCTGGGGCTGGCCATCGCGCGCCGGCTCGCCGACCTGCATGGCGGCTGTCTGGAAGCGCGCAGCGAGGGACTGGGACGCGGCACCGAACTCTGTCTGCGGCTGCCGATCTTCACCTGTGCGCGCTCGGCGAACCTGAACGAGCCTCCGGACTGTCCGAACGTGTCGCCAGCGGGCGAGAAACCGCGCGTTCTGGTGGTGGACGACGACCCGGACGTGGTCGATGCTCTGGCGATGCTGCTGGAGATCCTGGGCTATCCGGTCGATGTGGCGCGTTCCGGTCCGCAAGCCCTGGAGCTGGCGCAGCGTCAGTGTCCGCGTGTGGCACTGCTCGACATCGGCATTCCCGGCATGGACGGGCTGGAGTTGGCGCGACGCCTGCGCACCCAGTATCCGGATCCCAAACGCCTGAAGCTGGTCGCCCTGACCGGGCTCGGCCACGAGCAGGCCCGCGAACGCTCGCTGGCCGCCGGTTTCGACGAGCATCTGGTCAAGCCGCTCGGGCGACAGGCGCTGCTCGCGCTCCTGGAGTCCTTGGGGTGA
- a CDS encoding HesB/IscA family protein, translated as MTVTLTEAAARHVASQLERRGHGLGLRVATKKSGCSGFTYAVDYADELGADDRVFESHGVKVVVDETNLSRLDGLEIDFVKTNLLNQGFEFHNPNAKDHCGCGESFRV; from the coding sequence ATGACGGTAACCCTGACCGAAGCGGCGGCCCGACACGTCGCCAGCCAGCTCGAACGACGCGGGCATGGCCTGGGTCTGCGCGTCGCGACCAAAAAGAGCGGATGCAGCGGCTTCACCTATGCGGTCGACTATGCCGACGAGCTCGGCGCCGACGACCGGGTGTTCGAAAGCCACGGCGTCAAGGTCGTGGTCGACGAGACGAACCTGAGCCGGCTCGACGGACTGGAGATCGACTTCGTCAAGACCAACCTGCTCAACCAGGGTTTCGAGTTCCACAATCCCAATGCCAAGGATCACTGCGGTTGCGGTGAGTCCTTCCGGGTCTAG
- a CDS encoding SufE family protein, whose product MNADIGEIVENFELLGDWESRYHYLVELGERLAPMPGAHKTDANRVVECMSLVHVAAHPHPEHAGRLAYWGDCDTAIIKGVVALLVGLFSDKAPDEIEALDVDELFQGLQLEEHLSPNRHVGVYAIVNKMKAQARVLAV is encoded by the coding sequence ATGAATGCAGACATCGGCGAGATCGTCGAGAACTTCGAGCTGCTGGGCGACTGGGAGTCGCGCTATCACTATCTGGTCGAACTCGGTGAGCGTCTGGCGCCGATGCCGGGCGCGCACAAGACCGACGCCAACCGCGTCGTCGAGTGCATGAGTCTGGTGCATGTGGCCGCCCATCCGCATCCGGAGCACGCCGGGCGACTGGCCTACTGGGGCGACTGCGACACAGCCATCATCAAGGGCGTGGTCGCCCTGCTGGTCGGGCTGTTCTCCGACAAGGCGCCGGATGAAATCGAAGCACTCGACGTCGACGAGCTGTTCCAGGGACTGCAACTCGAAGAGCATCTGAGTCCCAACCGCCATGTCGGCGTCTATGCCATCGTCAATAAGATGAAGGCACAGGCGCGAGTGCTGGCGGTTTAG